One genomic window of Gemmatimonadota bacterium includes the following:
- the pyrF gene encoding orotidine-5'-phosphate decarboxylase, protein MRRDWATASVASAAPRCCRPVCWRSSAPPPDFPGCRSSASVAFDRPPTCGTTCGPGRRWSPSARPGLPTLGARNGSSEHWSSTVAELFVALDLPDAPTAVALLDLLPDRCPVKVGSVLMTRAGSGFVRSLVANGHPVFLDLKWHDIPNTVRGAVEAALDLGVSMVTVHALGGPAMIEAAAKAAGDRLRVVAVTVLTSHTPAEFAAVTGRSGVVAGDEAARLATMAMAAGADGVVCSAEELAAVVPAVRGGRVVVPGIRRAEDAVGDQARVATPEAALAGGATDLVVGRPITSAADPAAAYLAFRQVFA, encoded by the coding sequence ATGCGCCGCGACTGGGCAACGGCTTCGGTGGCGTCAGCGGCCCCGCGCTGTTGCCGACCGGTGTGCTGGCGGTCAAGCGCACCGCCGCCCGACTTCCCGGGGTGCCGATCATCGGCGTCGGTGGCATTCGATCGGCCGCCGACGTGCGGGACTACTTGCGGGCCGGGGCGACGCTGGTCGCCATCGGCACGGCCGGGCTTGCCGACCCTCGGTGCCCGGAACGGATCGTCAGAGCATTGGAGCAGCACGGTGGCTGAGCTCTTTGTGGCGTTGGATCTTCCGGACGCTCCCACGGCGGTGGCGCTCCTCGATCTCCTGCCGGATCGCTGTCCGGTCAAGGTGGGGTCGGTGCTGATGACGCGGGCGGGGAGCGGCTTCGTGCGCTCGCTGGTGGCGAACGGTCATCCCGTCTTCCTCGACCTCAAGTGGCACGACATCCCCAACACGGTGCGCGGCGCCGTCGAGGCCGCCCTGGACCTCGGCGTCTCGATGGTCACCGTGCATGCGCTCGGCGGGCCGGCGATGATCGAGGCGGCCGCCAAGGCCGCTGGCGACCGGCTCAGGGTCGTCGCGGTGACGGTCCTGACCTCGCACACCCCGGCGGAGTTCGCGGCCGTGACGGGGCGCTCGGGGGTTGTCGCGGGCGATGAGGCGGCCCGGCTGGCCACCATGGCGATGGCGGCCGGGGCGGATGGCGTGGTCTGCTCGGCCGAGGAGCTGGCGGCCGTGGTGCCGGCGGTGCGGGGTGGCCGGGTGGTGGTCCCGGGGATCCGCCGGGCCGAGGACGCCGTGGGCGACCAGGCCCGGGTGGCGACCCCTGAGGCCGCGCTGGCCGGGGGGGCGACCGACCTGGTGGTGGGGCGCCCGATCACCTCGGCGGCGGACCCGGCGGCCGCGTATCTTGCCTTTCGACAAGTGTTTGCGTGA
- the rpmJ gene encoding 50S ribosomal protein L36, with product MKVRSSVKPICESCRVVKRRGVTRIICKRTPKHKQRQG from the coding sequence GTGAAGGTTCGTTCGAGCGTGAAGCCGATTTGCGAGAGCTGTCGGGTGGTGAAGCGTCGGGGCGTGACGCGCATCATCTGCAAGCGCACCCCCAAGCACAAGCAGCGGCAGGGATAA
- the rpsM gene encoding 30S ribosomal protein S13, translated as MARIAGVDLPREKRVEIGLTYIFGIGKVTSKKLLAETGISPDTRVRDLTEVEVGRLRQIIERTVKTEGALRTEVAMNIKRLMDIGSYRGIRHRRGLPVRGQRTHTNARTKKGPRRAIAGKKKATKK; from the coding sequence ATGGCGCGTATTGCTGGTGTAGACCTTCCGCGCGAGAAGCGCGTCGAAATCGGTCTGACGTACATCTTCGGGATCGGCAAGGTGACGAGCAAGAAGCTCCTCGCCGAGACCGGGATCTCGCCTGACACCCGTGTGCGTGACCTGACGGAGGTCGAAGTCGGCCGTCTCCGGCAGATCATCGAACGGACCGTGAAGACCGAGGGCGCGCTGCGCACCGAGGTCGCGATGAACATCAAGCGGCTGATGGACATCGGCAGTTACCGGGGCATCCGCCACCGGCGGGGGCTGCCGGTTCGCGGTCAGCGCACCCATACCAACGCCCGGACGAAGAAGGGCCCGCGTCGGGCCATCGCCGGCAAGAAGAAGGCGACGAAGAAGTAA
- the rpsK gene encoding 30S ribosomal protein S11, whose product MTAPTTAPRSGAKRSKKIVESEGMVHISATFNNVLITITDLRGNTIAWGTAGKAGFKGSKKSTPFAATVASENCAREALNLGLRKVHVRVQGPGSGRESAIQALASVGLKVASIRDVTPIPHNGCRPPKKRRV is encoded by the coding sequence ATGACCGCACCCACTACTGCACCTCGGTCGGGCGCCAAGCGCTCGAAGAAGATTGTCGAGTCGGAGGGGATGGTGCACATCTCCGCGACCTTCAACAACGTGTTGATCACCATCACGGACCTGCGCGGCAACACGATCGCGTGGGGCACCGCCGGCAAGGCGGGGTTCAAGGGCTCGAAGAAGTCCACCCCGTTCGCCGCCACGGTGGCCTCCGAGAACTGCGCCCGCGAGGCGCTGAATCTCGGGCTCCGCAAGGTGCACGTCCGCGTCCAGGGTCCCGGGAGCGGTCGCGAGTCGGCCATTCAGGCCCTCGCGTCGGTCGGTCTCAAGGTGGCGTCGATCCGCGACGTGACCCCGATTCCTCACAATGGGTGCCGTCCCCCCAAGAAGCGGCGGGTCTGA
- the rpsD gene encoding 30S ribosomal protein S4, translated as MARYTGPACRLCRREGTKLFLKGTRCLTEKCAVERRAYPPGQHGQNAGRGRKTSEYAKQLREKQKVKRMYGLTETQFRTIYTRASHLPGVKGTNLLVALETRLDNIVYRMGFASSRRAARQLVRHGHVEVNGRKLDIPSYKVLPGQEVRVAPADRELLAVKVAQDAASRGAMVSWLSVDAEKAAGRLLELPTRDAIPVNATEQLIVELYSK; from the coding sequence ATGGCACGATATACTGGACCGGCCTGCCGTCTGTGCCGTCGCGAAGGGACCAAGCTGTTCCTCAAGGGGACCCGCTGCCTCACCGAGAAGTGCGCCGTCGAGCGCCGGGCGTATCCGCCGGGCCAGCATGGCCAGAACGCCGGGCGTGGCCGCAAGACGTCCGAGTACGCCAAGCAGCTGCGTGAGAAGCAGAAGGTGAAGCGGATGTATGGGCTCACGGAGACCCAGTTCCGCACCATCTACACGCGCGCCTCGCACCTGCCGGGCGTCAAGGGCACCAACCTGCTGGTGGCGCTCGAGACTCGCCTGGACAACATCGTGTACCGGATGGGCTTCGCCTCGTCCCGTCGCGCGGCGCGTCAGCTCGTCCGGCACGGCCATGTGGAAGTGAACGGGCGCAAGCTCGACATCCCGAGCTACAAGGTGCTGCCCGGCCAGGAAGTCCGTGTCGCGCCGGCCGATCGCGAGCTGCTCGCGGTCAAGGTGGCCCAGGATGCCGCGTCGCGTGGCGCCATGGTTTCCTGGCTCTCGGTGGATGCCGAGAAGGCCGCCGGCCGACTCCTCGAACTGCCCACCCGCGACGCCATTCCGGTGAACGCGACGGAGCAGTTGATCGTCGAGCTCTACTCGAAGTAA
- a CDS encoding DNA-directed RNA polymerase subunit alpha — protein sequence MSIDLTGLVRPHVVEMTKREDNPNVAEFRLQPLERGFGHTIGNSLRRLLLSSLRGSAVWGFRLDGVVHEHQTVQGVLEDVHQIVQRLKALTLVLDPSVDESILRIVAQGPGPVYARDIQSTGHATIHHPDQLLFTVQEDREISCELYVNKGRGYVESEMHPSDRSFPVDLVRIDAIYNPVRRANFTVAETRVGQRTDYDRLTLSVETNGTISPEDALAYAAALAQEHFRYFVEFGKVPVHVAPASDTPAPASSPAPTGLAASLARSIDDLGLSVRSLNSLKNSSIRTLKELVEQTPKTLDDVKNIGDKAIHEIAEMLQKEGLKFGMKFDEVDGDLRITDHGSLPAIPAASGEEA from the coding sequence ATGAGCATTGACCTGACTGGTTTGGTCCGCCCGCACGTCGTCGAGATGACGAAGCGCGAGGACAACCCGAACGTGGCGGAGTTCCGCCTCCAGCCGCTCGAGCGCGGCTTCGGGCACACGATCGGCAACTCGCTGCGGCGGCTCCTGCTGTCGTCGCTGCGGGGCAGCGCGGTCTGGGGCTTCCGCCTCGACGGCGTCGTGCACGAGCATCAGACGGTGCAGGGTGTCCTGGAAGACGTGCACCAGATCGTGCAGCGCCTCAAGGCGCTCACCCTGGTCCTCGATCCGTCCGTCGACGAGTCGATCCTGCGCATCGTCGCGCAGGGCCCCGGCCCGGTCTACGCCCGCGACATTCAGTCGACCGGCCACGCGACGATTCACCACCCGGACCAGCTGCTCTTCACGGTGCAGGAGGATCGCGAGATCTCCTGCGAGCTCTACGTGAACAAGGGCCGCGGCTACGTCGAGTCCGAGATGCACCCGAGCGATCGGTCGTTCCCGGTCGACCTCGTCCGCATCGACGCGATCTACAACCCGGTCCGTCGTGCCAACTTCACCGTCGCGGAAACCCGCGTCGGGCAGCGCACCGACTACGACCGCTTGACCCTCTCGGTCGAGACCAACGGCACCATCTCCCCGGAAGACGCGCTGGCCTACGCCGCCGCCCTCGCCCAGGAGCATTTCCGCTACTTCGTCGAGTTCGGCAAGGTCCCGGTGCACGTGGCGCCGGCCTCCGACACCCCGGCCCCGGCCAGCTCGCCGGCGCCGACCGGTCTGGCCGCCTCGCTGGCGCGCTCGATCGATGACCTCGGCCTCTCGGTCCGGTCGCTCAACTCGCTCAAGAATTCCTCGATCCGCACCCTCAAGGAGCTGGTCGAGCAGACGCCGAAGACCCTGGACGATGTGAAGAACATCGGCGACAAGGCGATCCACGAGATCGCCGAGATGTTGCAGAAGGAAGGGCTCAAGTTCGGCATGAAGTTCGACGAGGTCGACGGCGACCTCCGGATCACCGATCACGGTTCGCTCCCGGCCATTCCGGCCGCCAGCGGCGAGGAAGCGTAA
- the rplQ gene encoding 50S ribosomal protein L17, with product MRHNTKGRALSRSSSHKRAMMRNMAASLFEHEGITTTVAKAKEIRPYAEKLITLARRGDLHAIRQVEQKIPNKTLLTKLFKEIGPRFAARPGGYTRILKLGHRPGDGAEMARIELVGE from the coding sequence ATGCGGCACAACACGAAGGGACGGGCGCTGTCGCGGTCGTCCAGCCACAAGCGGGCGATGATGCGCAACATGGCGGCCTCCCTCTTCGAACACGAGGGCATCACCACGACCGTTGCCAAGGCGAAGGAGATCCGGCCGTACGCCGAGAAGCTCATCACCCTGGCGCGCCGTGGCGACCTCCACGCCATCCGGCAGGTCGAGCAGAAGATCCCGAACAAGACGCTGCTCACCAAGCTGTTCAAGGAAATCGGTCCGCGCTTCGCGGCGCGTCCGGGCGGTTACACCCGCATCCTCAAGCTCGGGCATCGCCCCGGCGACGGCGCCGAGATGGCGCGGATCGAGCTCGTCGGCGAGTGA
- a CDS encoding 50S ribosomal protein L28 encodes MARVCTICDKGPTTGNHVSHANNRRKRRWYPNLQTVRVLVDGSPRRVKVCTKCMKSGKVAKATKVAVAA; translated from the coding sequence ATGGCGCGCGTCTGCACCATCTGCGACAAGGGGCCGACTACCGGCAACCATGTCAGCCATGCGAACAACCGGCGGAAGCGCCGCTGGTACCCGAACCTCCAGACGGTCCGCGTCCTGGTGGACGGCTCGCCCCGCCGGGTGAAGGTCTGCACCAAGTGCATGAAGAGCGGGAAGGTGGCCAAGGCCACCAAGGTCGCTGTCGCGGCCTGA
- the gmd gene encoding GDP-mannose 4,6-dehydratase, with amino-acid sequence MPKALITGITGQDGSYLAEFLLAKGYEVYGVVRRTSHHSYERIDHLIPRVQIVAADLLDQHSLTMVMQEVQPDEVYNLAAQSFVPTSFTQPVLTGEFTALGVTRILEAVRLAAPKARFYQASSSEMFGKVQETPQHEGTPFYPRSPYGVAKLYGHWITVNYRESYGLYAVSGILFNHESPRRGIEFVTRKVTDGVARIALGLATELKMGNLEARRDWGYAGDYVDAMWRMLQQDQPADFVIGTGQTHSVEDLVRVAFERVGLDWRKYVTIDPRFYRPAEVDLLLADPRRAKEELGWSPTVSFEGLVHMMVDADLARLRPA; translated from the coding sequence ATGCCAAAGGCCCTGATTACGGGCATCACCGGCCAGGATGGGTCCTACCTCGCCGAGTTCCTCTTGGCCAAAGGATATGAGGTGTATGGCGTGGTCCGGCGGACCTCCCATCACTCGTACGAGCGGATCGACCACCTGATCCCCCGGGTGCAGATCGTGGCGGCCGACCTGCTCGACCAGCACTCGCTGACGATGGTCATGCAGGAGGTCCAGCCGGACGAGGTCTACAACCTCGCGGCACAGTCCTTCGTGCCGACGTCGTTCACGCAGCCGGTGTTGACCGGCGAGTTCACCGCGCTCGGCGTCACCCGCATCCTCGAGGCGGTGCGCCTCGCCGCGCCGAAGGCGCGCTTCTACCAGGCGTCGTCGTCGGAGATGTTCGGCAAGGTGCAGGAGACGCCGCAGCACGAGGGGACGCCCTTCTATCCGCGCTCGCCCTACGGTGTCGCGAAGCTCTACGGCCACTGGATCACGGTGAACTACCGCGAGTCGTACGGCCTGTACGCGGTCAGCGGGATTCTCTTCAACCACGAATCGCCGCGGCGGGGCATCGAGTTCGTCACGCGCAAGGTGACGGACGGCGTCGCGCGCATCGCGCTCGGCCTCGCGACGGAACTCAAGATGGGGAACCTCGAGGCGCGTCGCGATTGGGGCTACGCCGGCGACTACGTCGATGCGATGTGGCGCATGCTGCAGCAGGATCAGCCCGCGGACTTCGTCATTGGCACCGGCCAGACGCATTCGGTGGAAGACCTCGTGCGCGTGGCCTTCGAGCGCGTCGGTCTCGATTGGCGAAAGTACGTGACCATCGATCCGCGCTTCTATCGCCCGGCGGAAGTGGATCTCCTCCTGGCCGATCCGCGCAGGGCGAAGGAGGAGCTCGGCTGGTCGCCCACCGTCTCCTTCGAGGGACTGGTGCACATGATGGTTGACGCCGACCTCGCGCGGTTGCGCCCGGCGTGA